One Vallitalea pronyensis genomic region harbors:
- a CDS encoding M23 family metallopeptidase, with product MSFRTRKKNKEHKLSCKSYITFVIISDPTKNPITIKIPKWIRFPLLASLVAMVIWVTAVNGNVADANNQKVAATRKLQENTYENSHKDEKISQLTNEGIDKETKLQQLTESQRRLLNQLNTLQQKKEEIDSKLNNTEKTTETQPIGAIELDAIDINTKEFTAARSPILAVTSLSTVANVPVLELDFNDKADSLMEQIKNTTQMLEDETKTYAQLEEKIDEMIPYWEAYPSILPLKSTRVTSPFGWRKNPFGGRSSEYHRGVDLKASSGTSVYATGRGKVIFAGYDSIYGRLVIVDHGYGITTKYGHNSRLLVKQGDVVCRGDKIAKSGSTGRSSGPHVHYGVLINGEPQNPLNYIKK from the coding sequence ATAAGCTAAGTTGTAAATCGTATATTACCTTTGTTATTATTTCTGATCCAACGAAAAATCCAATAACCATTAAAATTCCTAAATGGATTAGGTTTCCTCTACTGGCTAGTCTAGTGGCAATGGTTATATGGGTTACGGCTGTTAATGGCAATGTTGCAGACGCTAATAATCAAAAAGTAGCTGCTACACGAAAACTACAAGAAAATACATATGAAAACAGCCATAAGGACGAGAAAATTTCACAGTTAACCAACGAAGGTATTGACAAAGAAACGAAATTACAACAATTGACAGAATCCCAAAGAAGGCTCTTGAATCAGTTAAATACATTACAGCAGAAAAAAGAAGAAATTGATTCAAAACTCAACAATACAGAAAAGACCACGGAAACACAGCCCATAGGGGCTATAGAATTAGATGCAATCGATATAAATACCAAGGAATTTACAGCTGCTAGGAGTCCTATACTTGCTGTAACATCTTTAAGTACAGTGGCAAATGTACCTGTATTGGAACTGGACTTTAATGATAAAGCCGATTCCCTTATGGAACAGATAAAAAACACCACACAAATGCTTGAGGATGAGACAAAGACGTATGCACAATTAGAAGAAAAAATAGATGAGATGATTCCTTATTGGGAAGCTTACCCATCCATATTGCCTCTAAAAAGTACCCGTGTGACGAGTCCTTTTGGATGGCGTAAAAACCCATTTGGTGGAAGAAGTTCCGAATATCATCGAGGTGTAGACTTAAAGGCATCGAGTGGAACAAGTGTGTATGCCACTGGAAGAGGTAAGGTTATTTTTGCTGGTTATGATTCCATATATGGAAGGCTTGTTATTGTGGATCATGGTTATGGTATCACTACAAAATATGGACATAACTCCCGTTTACTTGTTAAACAAGGTGATGTGGTATGTCGCGGCGATAAAATTGCTAAGTCAGGCAGCACAGGTAGAAGCAGTGGACCTCATGTGCATTATGGGGTATTAATTAATGGTGAACCACAAAATCCATTGAATTATATTAAAAAATAA
- a CDS encoding helix-turn-helix domain-containing protein translates to MALRLRENYTLENDTPIRNDLDFLNQSVQRIINDNKKLKEDLHLAIPYVCERYLLSLFDDNEILREDDVTHFLSHYDFTFPNKFFIVIHSTLNFQEGFFETHSKAEYNAICQGSFLIANEAFSTIENRYVFSVAVNQICVILNIPTPSEKSKLAASILKYHKSLDVNDDMMIVHSGVGNLYEGLNGLKKSYNEARQANSQIIYMTTSMVRTYSPQDENITSSHYSIEEDNQMINFLLQGNKEKVLSHYDRIINKNIEEHIGCHGLKELYLQLYNTAVRVINRKHLNIYDIMGEDYINISSQVGDLPVDELYHYIKKVFLKTIDLYAKSNEVHDIANIKQYLDTHYNHEIYLDAIAEHFGKSAKYMSKYIKKVLGISFQDYISSLRIEKSKELLLNTKNSISSIAEEVGFNSRHPFIRKFKILEGVTPTEYRKLHR, encoded by the coding sequence GTGGCGTTACGTCTAAGAGAAAATTATACATTAGAAAACGATACACCTATTCGCAATGATTTGGATTTTTTAAATCAAAGTGTCCAAAGGATTATTAATGATAACAAAAAATTAAAAGAAGACCTGCACCTTGCTATACCTTACGTGTGTGAACGCTATTTACTTAGTTTATTTGATGACAATGAGATATTACGAGAAGATGATGTCACCCATTTCTTATCCCATTACGATTTCACTTTTCCAAATAAATTTTTTATTGTGATTCATTCCACCCTTAATTTTCAAGAAGGTTTCTTTGAGACCCATAGTAAAGCCGAATACAATGCCATCTGCCAGGGTAGTTTCCTCATAGCCAATGAAGCCTTTTCGACCATCGAAAACCGCTATGTATTTTCTGTCGCCGTTAATCAAATTTGTGTTATTTTAAACATACCTACCCCAAGTGAAAAATCAAAATTAGCCGCAAGTATTCTAAAATACCATAAAAGCTTAGATGTGAACGATGACATGATGATTGTTCATAGTGGTGTAGGCAACTTGTACGAAGGCCTTAATGGTCTAAAAAAATCATACAATGAAGCAAGGCAAGCCAATTCCCAGATTATATACATGACCACATCCATGGTACGCACTTACTCACCACAAGATGAAAATATCACCAGTTCCCATTATTCCATTGAAGAAGACAACCAAATGATTAATTTTCTCCTTCAAGGCAATAAGGAAAAAGTGCTGTCACATTACGATCGGATTATAAATAAAAATATAGAGGAGCATATTGGCTGTCATGGACTGAAAGAACTATACTTACAACTCTATAACACAGCCGTCAGGGTCATTAATCGTAAGCATTTGAATATCTACGATATTATGGGAGAGGATTATATTAACATCAGTTCTCAAGTAGGTGATTTGCCTGTAGATGAACTCTACCATTACATCAAAAAAGTATTCTTAAAAACCATTGACTTATACGCAAAATCAAATGAAGTCCATGATATAGCCAACATTAAACAATACCTGGATACCCATTACAACCATGAAATCTATCTGGATGCCATTGCAGAGCATTTTGGTAAGAGTGCCAAATACATGTCCAAATACATCAAAAAAGTATTGGGTATTTCATTTCAAGACTATATCTCTTCATTGCGCATAGAAAAATCAAAAGAGTTGCTGCTCAATACCAAAAACAGTATTAGCTCCATTGCGGAAGAAGTAGGTTTTAACAGCCGCCATCCTTTTATACGTAAGTTCAAAATCCTTGAAGGCGTTACCCCTACAGAATATCGTAAATTACATAGATAA
- a CDS encoding ABC transporter permease, producing MAVNDSIIDSKTQRIDLAKDKAKVKKKRNDRKLMFRQMKKDYRLYLLLLLPIIYFIIFKYVPMYGVTIAFKRFKPGGSLLSGEWVGWLYFRMLLKDSSFWTAFKNTFILSFSALIIGFPIPIIFALLLNEVRNNGRKRVIQTITYLPRFLSTVVVVSMLSNLLSPSTGIINKMIEFFGGKSVYFMNESSWFRPIYIISDIWQFMGWNAILYIAALSGVDQHLYEAAKIDGANKWKQMIHVTLPGIMPTIVITLILAVGNTLNIGFEKVLLMYNPNIYDTADILQTYIYRLGLASSIPRFSSATAAGLFQAVICLTMLWTTNRLAKKYSDYSLW from the coding sequence TTGGCAGTAAATGACAGTATTATCGATTCGAAAACCCAGAGAATCGATCTTGCAAAGGATAAGGCAAAGGTTAAAAAAAAGCGAAATGATAGAAAATTGATGTTTAGACAGATGAAAAAGGATTACCGATTATATCTTTTACTTCTTTTACCGATCATCTATTTTATTATCTTTAAATATGTGCCCATGTATGGTGTAACAATTGCTTTTAAAAGGTTTAAGCCTGGAGGGTCTTTGTTATCAGGTGAGTGGGTAGGTTGGTTATACTTTAGGATGTTGTTAAAAGATTCTTCTTTTTGGACTGCTTTTAAAAACACCTTTATTTTAAGTTTCAGTGCATTAATTATAGGTTTTCCTATTCCCATCATTTTTGCTTTACTATTAAATGAAGTCAGAAACAACGGACGAAAACGTGTGATACAAACCATCACTTATTTACCAAGATTCTTGTCAACGGTTGTTGTTGTATCCATGTTATCAAATCTCTTATCACCATCAACAGGTATTATTAACAAAATGATTGAGTTTTTTGGAGGCAAAAGCGTTTACTTTATGAATGAATCCTCTTGGTTTAGACCCATCTATATTATTTCCGATATATGGCAGTTTATGGGATGGAATGCCATTCTCTATATTGCGGCACTATCAGGTGTTGACCAACATTTATATGAAGCTGCCAAAATTGATGGTGCTAATAAGTGGAAACAAATGATTCATGTGACCCTACCAGGTATTATGCCAACCATTGTGATTACGTTGATATTAGCAGTGGGTAATACCTTAAACATTGGTTTTGAAAAAGTACTGTTAATGTACAATCCGAATATCTATGATACAGCAGATATTCTACAAACCTATATCTATCGTTTAGGTCTTGCTTCATCCATACCAAGGTTCAGTAGTGCAACAGCAGCAGGCTTATTCCAAGCTGTCATTTGCTTAACCATGCTGTGGACAACAAATCGACTAGCCAAAAAATATTCAGATTATAGTTTATGGTAG
- a CDS encoding cache domain-containing protein has product MFRINRKNNLFNTIFIYFIWAIISAFIFLLLTNTYYLNVLQSKTREAYNHKLKNLSKTIETTLEEIHHTTAMFSISNDLENVLTTNRGLKYDDFTNITQSVDALQKFHRTKSYINSVFIINKKDNLIISSSGTSSINEYFNLVCHYDDYPKDFWLKLEDQQQKYTIFSPSYVTNTVNGNRREIIPIVQFSSPDTTYNNLLVVNLDNPYMVNLFNENRLSNNSIIFLYNSADEVVIRSDSSITLSLTDKQMIQMSESNLQRDISTIHIEGRRYLVVTNKNHQTNNAICAITPYSDLTRESFSVLMVPLILFFIGIVIVILLSFLLVGKYIHLFTVWRYV; this is encoded by the coding sequence ATGTTTAGAATAAATAGGAAGAATAACTTATTTAATACCATCTTCATCTATTTTATTTGGGCTATTATATCCGCTTTTATTTTTTTACTCTTAACCAATACCTATTATTTAAATGTATTGCAATCTAAAACCCGTGAAGCCTACAACCATAAATTAAAAAATTTGTCAAAGACCATCGAAACCACATTAGAAGAAATCCATCACACAACTGCCATGTTTTCTATTTCTAATGACTTAGAAAATGTACTGACAACAAATAGAGGACTCAAATACGATGATTTTACAAACATCACCCAATCCGTAGATGCCTTACAAAAATTTCATCGAACAAAATCCTACATTAACAGTGTTTTTATTATTAATAAGAAAGATAATCTTATCATTAGCAGTTCAGGAACAAGCTCCATCAATGAATATTTCAATCTTGTGTGCCATTATGACGATTATCCAAAGGATTTTTGGCTGAAACTTGAAGATCAGCAGCAGAAATATACCATTTTCTCCCCCAGTTATGTCACCAATACGGTCAATGGTAATCGAAGAGAAATCATTCCCATCGTCCAATTTTCTTCTCCTGACACCACGTACAACAACCTGTTGGTGGTGAATTTGGATAATCCATATATGGTGAATCTCTTCAATGAAAATCGGTTATCCAACAACAGTATTATTTTCCTTTACAACAGCGCAGATGAAGTTGTTATTCGTTCAGATTCATCCATTACATTGTCCTTAACAGACAAACAGATGATTCAGATGTCGGAATCCAATCTTCAGAGAGATATTTCGACGATCCATATAGAAGGTAGACGGTATCTTGTGGTCACCAATAAAAATCATCAAACCAATAATGCCATTTGTGCCATAACACCTTATTCCGATTTGACCCGTGAATCCTTTTCCGTATTAATGGTGCCGTTGATACTCTTTTTTATTGGTATCGTGATTGTTATCTTGTTAAGCTTCTTATTAGTAGGAAAATATATACACCTATTCACAGTGTGGCGTTACGTCTAA